From Malus sylvestris chromosome 1, drMalSylv7.2, whole genome shotgun sequence:
CTTTGTGTCTCAGTTCCGGATACCATCCCCAAACGAATGGTCAAACAGAAGTTGTTAACAAGTGTGTGGAGACATATTTGAGGTGTTTTGCAGCCTTCAATCTACGAAGTGGTCTATGTGGCTTCCTTGGACAGAATGAAGCTACAATACAGCTTACCATACTACTACAAAACTGTCCCTATATGAAGTGGTTTATGGTCAACCTCATCCATCAATTCCTGTATATGAAGCTGGTACTACCAAGTTGGAATTGCTTGATCGAAGTTTGatagaaatgaaaaaaatgatgtccttattaaaaacaaatttagaAGCTGCTCAGGTTAGGATGCAAGTTCAGGCTAACAAGCATCGCACTAAAAGAGTATTTCAGGTTGGTGATTTGGTATATCTTCACTTAGTTCCTTATCAACAGATGTCGTTGGCCTCTCAGCCATTTCACAAGCTCCAACCACGATTTTATGGTCCCTACGAAATCTTAGCGAAGATTGGTCCACTAGCTTACAAATTGAAGCTTCTAGCAACATCCAAATTACATCCAATGTTCCATGTTTCTTGTCTGAAAAAACATTTGGGTGCAACAGCTCAACCTACATCTCCTCTACCAATAATTACTGATGCTGGTATTATTCAGGATGTACCATTGGTAATTTTGGACAAATGGATGATTAAGAAGGGGGCACTACTACAATCACTGAAGTCCTAGTTCATTGGCAGAATCATTTAgcagaagaagctacttgggagcaCTATTGCGATTTGAAGACTCGATTTCCTGAAGTAGTTCACATGTAATATTGCAGTTTATCAGTTGTACACTTTCATTTTAAGTCTTGTTGTACAAGACTCGTTTAAATGGGGGTTATTGTTAGGATGCTAACTAGGATGATGACTCAGCATAATTAGTTAGCTGTATAATTGATAGTGGGCGGGAAAAGTGGATTAGTTAGCTTTGGTGGTTACTAAGTACTTTAGCAGCTAAGATAGCTGATGGCTATATAAGGAAAACTGTAAGGAAGATGAAGGGTTGTTGTTGTAAAAGTTGGTTACTACAGATAATACATTGCTACAGCTATTACATTGAGTAAGATGTGAAGCTTGGGTCTTAACAGGTGCAAGGTGTAAAAGAGCTTAAGAATGAAGTTCTATTGATAGCCAAGCTTCAGAACAGAAATCTAGTGAAGCTTCTAGGATTTTGCTTGGAAGGAGAAGAAACCATACTTGTCTATGAATATGTGCCTAACAAAAGTCTTGATTATTTTCTAAATGGTATATaaatacaataatacatatatCACTTGAACtgatctatatatatatgtggtttGTTTGTTAACTGTCTGTTATTTCTTACATATATTACTACTTACTACTCTTTGTTTGCTGATTAATGTGAGTATAGAATCAACAAAATGAGAACAATTGGATTGGTCGAGACATTGCATGATAATAGGAGGAATAGCTCGAGGAATTCTATATCTTCATGAAGATTCAAGGCTCAGAGTTATACATCGCGATTTGAAACCAAGCAATATCCTATTAGATGTTAATATGAATCCAAAAATATCAAACTTTGGGATGGCCAGAATGTTTGGAGTTGATGATCAAACTAAAGGAAACACGAGAATAATTGTCGGTACTTAGTAAGTTTTTTTAACTTAATTATACCTCTATGCTTAATCTCAAACAACTTATttatatacctatatatatatatatatattgactttGATAACTCATCTTTGATTGCAACTATTTTGGACGTGCAATTAGTGGTTACATGGCTCCCGAATATGCTATGGGCGGGTTTTACTCCATAAAATCAAATGTTTTTAGCTTTGGCGTACTCTTGCTTGAGATCGTAACTGGGAGAAGGAACTTTTTAGGCTTTCATCTCATATATCCTACAGCTACTCTTTTAGTACATGTAAGCCTGATTAATTACCTATCTATCAACTTAATTAGATGTTTACATCCACGACCGCTGCTAGAACCCTACTCTACATCTTCCACAATTGCACAGAAAGAGAGAGTAACAGAAGAACAATACAAACAATACAATTTCATTAACCGCCTTTCCATCTTTACAATCTTCTATTTATCTGTTAACAAGTAACTAACTACTAGCAACCTTGTACAAATGTCATCATCCTAATATGCCATCTGACAGTATCCTAACAATACCCCTCCCTTAAAACCAATCTTACAAAGTAAGATTTACAATTTGAACTAAGTACAATTAAAGACCAGCAATAAAACCAGGAGCAACAAAATCACAAGAATGTATTAAAGGATCAACAATTTCTGAAAACTGGAGCTTCAAATCATGGTATATCTCCCAAGTAGCATCACTCCTGAAATGGTTCTGCCATTGGACTCACTTCACTAGCAATATCATTGTTTCTCTAGAGTAGCAGAGTAGCTCACTGCCTAAAAATTTACTCCATATTACACCCTCCAAAAAAAGATGAGCAATGGTACTATTGACCAGATTTTCATGTGACTTCTTTTCCTTGAACCTCAGCCAAACATGCAATTTCATTTGGTTCCATAGATTTTTTTAAGATGCAACTATGCTTTAAGATATCCACATAATATAAACTGGACTCTTGCATGTAGTTTGCCGTAGTTTCATCCAATTGAAGAGATtagctttaaatttttttatggatTAAATGCTAACCTTCAACGTCAATTAGTGAAGAACCAATTTTCTGAATTATATCTTCTGCCTTTGAAGCTAGTAATTCCAACACACTGTATCTATCATCAGCTTGTGGATGAGACCGATCTCCACCCACAATTGCAGAAAGTCGATCCTTGACCTTTATCCAGGACCATCCCGGCTCCTTAATTACCCCATTTGATCTCATCATTTTCCTTTAGCAGCATACATGTTAGCCAGGGTTATATGAGTCGCTGCAGAACTTGGATCCAATTTAAGGATCTCATCTGCATCACGTCTTCCACAGTCGATGTCACCATGGAGCCTACAAGCTCTAAGGAAAGTAGACAAACAACATCATCCTATTGAAatggcatacttttgatcataTCCTCTACCTCACCTAACCGTCCAGCTTGATAGAGGAGATCAACCATGCAGCCATAGTGTTCTTTTGCAGGATTAATCCCAAAGTCATTGCTCATTAAATTGTAGTGGAAACCAAGATCAACCAGTCTAGCATGGCAACAAGCAATAAGAACACCGATAAAGGTCATCGAGTCTGGTTTCAGACCAACCCTAGGAATCTTCTCAAACAGATCAATGGCTTCTCGATAGAACCCATGTTCAGCATATCCATTAATCATCGTCGTCCATGAAATAATATCACTAAGTTCTGTCACATCAAAAATCTTTACAGCTTCTTTTATGCTTCCACATTTCGAATGCATATTCACAAAAGCACTTTGTACCATAGATGTAAACCCTAAATCGATAGACAGAACATGAGCGTGCAGTTGTTTCCCTTGTTCAAGCATTACCATGCTTCCACAAACACTCAATACACTAGCAAGAGAAAACTCATTTGGTTTTGGTCCGTCCCTTCTCATCCAcaataaaaactgaaaagcTTCTTCCCTATAACCTCCTTGAGAATACCCGGTAATTAAAGTGCTCCATGAAACAATATCTCTCATGCTCATCTCATGAAACACCTTAGAACCTGAAGCCAAACGCCCACATTTGGCATACATGGTTACAATGAAATTTCCCACTGACAACAAAGAAATAAGACCCCTGTGTAAAACATGGGCATGCAATTGTTCACTCCATTCAACTCTAGCAAGATTGGCAACTCTAGAGATGGTGCTTACAAACGTGTATTTCTTAGGACTCACACCGGCTTCCTGCATTCTTATAAAGGCTTTGATTGCACGGTCCTCTTGACATGTCCAAACATAAGTTGTAATGATTGATGTCCATGAAAAGACATCCTGTATCCTCATTTTTTCAAACAACTGCAACCCGTAGTCTAATTTGCCACCACCCTTATCCCGAATGCCCTTGCAGTAGTCACGATCGAGAACAACATGGCAAGCAACACATCAACCAGTTTCAAATTTGGAGAGAGTGAACTTTTTTCTATTCTTGTCCATACAAGCTTCTAAATGATGCAATCCCAAATTACCAGCATACTCTCTATGAATGATCATGAAAAAATCAAAACTCACCTCACATTTGACCACCTTGGAACAATCAGAAACACAATCTTTATTCTTGGACTTCGAATTGAAGAACCTCTGACTAATTGTTCCACCCTTGTCACGAATTAACTCATGGAAACCAAGCTTCGAATGCACAATAGtaccatttttcatgacttcACCATTACAAACAAGAAATTTAGAACTATGAGCATCTTTGATTTGAACATTTTAAGTAAAGAACCTAAGAAGTGTACCTCCGGTGTCAGAAATCGGCATGTGATAGCCTAACTGAAAATCACAATCTGCTGAGTGTGACCTTTCATCAAACACTTGGAGAGCGATACGAATTTGGTCAGCAGGTACAATTAAGAGTTCAATATCTTCTGAAAAATTCCTGGATATTCTTGAGTGGTCCTTCCAAATATTGTCTTTTGGTAAACCTCCACCTTTGTCACAAATGAATTTATGGAAGCCAAGCTTCAAAGAAGCAATGCCGATCGTTTGCTGCAGTCCAGCAAACACATGGTGGGCATCATTTTCACCAGATTTTGCAACCGAAATTATAACCACTTCAGGGAAAGAACCCATTTCAGGAAAGGAACAAAGACCCACATCACAAAGCAAGAAGTCTTCACCTTTCTTGGCCATCAATTTCGAAGTTGCAACTTTTTTCTCCATTCCTATAAATTCACAATAAAAAACGGGGAACCCTGAAACCAAATCCTTTGTGGTTCCTGTCTTGTAATCAGAATCAAGAATTGGAGAACTTTTCACATAATCTTTAGCTTCCTTGTCGAACAAATAAAAAACGCTTTCGTTCTCCCGAGCCAAAAATTTTCGAAAAACCCCAAAACTTCCTTGAAATTTGGGATTGGAATGACACGTCGCAGAATCATCGTCGTGATGTTTGTCGTAGTCACGCaccttcttgaatttcttcaatATGGGTCGTAGACAAGGACGAGTCTTGGGCTTGTATCTTGGACGGAATTGAGACTAGAATTCAGCTACTTTCTCTCTCGGCCCGAACATTTTCCTTGTGGAATGATTGAAGCTTGAGAacaatttgattcgatttcaCAAGAGAGATAAGATATGCCATTTTGATGAACAATTGATGCATCGGTGTAGCTATAGAAGATTCAACACCAAGTTTTTCCGCAAGCAACTTCaattgaagaagaattaaaTCCTGGATAGTCTTGATTTCGGCCCGGAATTGGTCTTGAGAGGAACGAAcgtttggctctgataccaatgttTGCGGTGATATACAACGGACAAGGATTGAGAGGAACGAAcgtttggctctgataccaatgttaAAACCCTACTCTACATCTTCCACAattgcacagagagagagagtaacagAAGAACAATACAAACAATACAATTTCATTAACCACCTTTCCATCTTTACAATCTCCTATTTATCTGTTAACAAGTAACTAACTACTAGCAACCTTGTACAGATGTCATCATCCTAATATGCCATCTGACAGTATCCTAACAACCGCATGCAGGCTTGGTAGTTATGGAATGAAAGGAAAGTGTTGGAGCTGATGGATCCATCGTTGAAAGATTCATGCAACGCAGATGAATTTTCGAAATACATCCATATTGGATTATTATGTGTTGAACAAGATGCTTGAACAAGATGCCAATCATAGGCTAACCATGTCATCAGTTGCTCTAATGTTGAAAACTGAAACTATTAGTCTTTCCAAACCCGAGCAACCAACCTTCTTTGTCGGAAGATCTACTGCTCACCAACATCAAACAAGTGCTCATAGTTGGTCTGCAAATGGTTTGACAATTTCAGAAGATGTCCCACGTTGAGAATTTACTGCAGTGACGATGGCTTGCATGATCAACACACGCCATTGTCACCAATTGTAGATAACCAGTCTATAGTATAATGACAATGAACCTTGTTACATCATTTTTATGGGTCCTGCTTACCATGtcgaaaaggctaatgagatacCTCTGCCAATAAAGATCCGAAAATCTTTCTCGACCAatacttggatagataaccagtcgaccTCGACGCAGtactatttatccaaactgaaggtgttccgCGATCGGGCGGTTCTACGGCgatagtgttgtttatccaaactgaaggtatcaccggttgccttcacagtgctgtttatccaaactgaagatgtgttgacgaaaaaggaaaataaaaatctcaagatgtcTGAGAGATTTTGCGTAAAACGAGGGTTtgtgca
This genomic window contains:
- the LOC126622667 gene encoding putative pentatricopeptide repeat-containing protein At3g47840 — its product is MRIQDVFSWTSIITTYVWTCQEDRAIKAFIRMQEAGVSPKKYTFVSTISRVANLARVEWSEQLHAHVLHRGLISLLSVGNFIVTMYAKCGRLASGSKVFHEMSMRDIVSWSTLITGYSQGGYREEAFQFLLWMRRDGPKPNEFSLASVLSVCGSMVMLEQGKQLHAHVLSIDLGFTSMVQSAFVNMHSKCGSIKEAVKIFDVTELSDIISWTTMINGYAEHGFYREAIDLFEKIPRVGLKPDSMTFIGVLIACCHARLVDLGFHYNLMSNDFGINPAKEHYGCMVDLLYQAGRLGEVEDMIKSMPFQ